A genomic window from Salvia splendens isolate huo1 chromosome 11, SspV2, whole genome shotgun sequence includes:
- the LOC121754480 gene encoding uncharacterized protein LOC121754480 — MEEQPEGSVGNQPPPPPPPPAQPQEREYIKAFRKENPPKFDGLGEPPKAEAWIRDLERIFDFMGCTDRERLACVTYQLTGPADFWWETKRRTMNPARREALTWEGFKEEVYDKYIPMSYRRAKIVEFHTMKQGNMTVTEYDRALCEMTRYVPELADTDEKMAAKFRSGLRPEIRVAVASRRGISYSEILSCALDVEEALSKDETAANPTPPTPQPNYRDKRKWEDNRAPYDNKRHHSTSRRTQDYDRQAMPQPRANQQKAPYCNRCSKRHAGECRVGGIRCYACGGNGHMSRECPNNNKGGMWNRQGHGEQQPQPIRQVAPQQARAYALKGNEGQEQQTNKD, encoded by the coding sequence ATGGAGGAACAACCAGAGGGAAGTGTCGGGAATCAAcccccacctccaccaccacccccaGCTCAACCTCAAGAGAGAGAATACATTAAGGCCTTCCGAAAGGAAAATCCTCCAAAGTTTGACGGACTGGGAGAACCCCCGAAAGCAGAGGCTTGGATACGCGACCTCGAGCGTATTTTTGACTTCATGGGATGCACCGATAGAGAACGTCTGGCTTGCGTGACTTATCAACTGACTGGGCCTGCcgatttttggtgggaaactaaacgaagaactatgaatcctgcTCGCCGCGAGGCGCTCACATGGGAAGGATTCAAGGAAGAGGTGTACGACAAGTACATTCCCATGAGCTATAGACGGGCGAAGATAGTGGAGTTCCACACCATGAAACAGGGAAACATGACGGTGACGGAGTACGACCGTGCTCTTTGTGAAATGACCCGATATGTGCCCGAGTTAGCGGACACCGATGAGAAGATGGCCGCAAAATTTCGTTCTGGCCTTAGACCAGAGATAAGGGTAGCCGTGGCCAGCCGCAGAGGGATCTCTTACTCCGAAATTTTAAGTTGCGCTTTAGATGTGGAAGAAGCACTATCTAAGGACGAGACGGCAGCGAATCCTACTCCACCAACACCTCAACCGAATTATCGAGACAAGAGAAAGTGGGAAGACAACCGAGCTCCTTATGACAACAAGCGACACCATTCTACTTCCCGCCGGACTCAAGACTACGACCGACAAGCCATGCCACAGCCGAGAGCGAATCAACAGAAGGCACCCTACTGCAATCGGTGCTCCAAGCGTCACGCTGGGGAGTGCCGAGTTGGAGGCATTCGGTGTTATGCCTGCGGTGGAAATgggcacatgtctcgagagtgcccaaATAACAACAAAGGAGGAATGTGGAATAGGCAGGGACATGGGGAACAACAACCACAACCCATTCGACAGGTGGCCCCACAGCAAGCTAGGGCGTATGCGCTAAAAGGAAATGAAGGGCAGGAGCAGCAAACCAACAAGGACTGA